From a region of the Armatimonadota bacterium genome:
- a CDS encoding NFACT family protein, which produces MIPFDALCLAAIADEIKAIQGAKVQGFRQPNPTTIVIELYHRGTAHQLLISCHPEFFRVHFVTQRPRNSGEPPVFCATLRARLDGKTLEAITMKHSDRVLVLSFGDHTLIAELMGKHSNLILIDEENRILSAAKWVRDTQSSRPILPNSTYLWPPVLDPEKPDLADFEKPRVHSKYKRAAEPWNPGHNLKDGAYPVSLVDHFPAWLDKPTFSAACEQAYRERINGHEFNTAQRSLIAQLEAAILAREVAIQELHEAIEMGGRAGQWQRQAELLMAYAANLPSGSNRTILPDYDGSRLEIKLNPELSGKENALKLFDKAKKAKGRIGVLQDQLIRLKAIKYDLDAYLFRALDATTKTEIEQAQTEIKERRLLLTQTHRAPDGKQVKPFDGQRIRELVGPKNHRVLYGENAEANDYLTLRIAKSNDWWLHVRGHTSAHVLVPTSNKPELTPREVLEFAAKIAVQNSTQKHAGFVAVDYTLKKYVRRTKGSPKGSVIYTHEKTLHVEA; this is translated from the coding sequence ATGATCCCCTTCGACGCCCTCTGCCTCGCCGCAATCGCCGACGAAATCAAAGCCATCCAAGGGGCAAAGGTCCAGGGTTTCCGGCAACCAAACCCGACCACCATCGTCATCGAACTCTACCATCGAGGGACCGCGCACCAGCTTCTCATAAGCTGCCACCCAGAGTTCTTCCGCGTCCACTTTGTCACCCAGCGCCCGCGCAACTCAGGAGAACCTCCCGTTTTCTGCGCAACACTCCGAGCCCGCCTCGATGGCAAGACCCTCGAAGCAATCACGATGAAGCACTCTGACCGTGTGCTCGTCCTCAGCTTCGGCGATCACACCCTCATCGCCGAGCTGATGGGCAAGCACTCTAATCTCATCCTCATCGACGAAGAAAACCGCATCCTCTCGGCGGCGAAATGGGTCCGAGACACACAATCATCGCGCCCCATTCTGCCCAACTCAACCTATCTCTGGCCCCCCGTTCTGGATCCCGAAAAGCCAGACCTAGCCGACTTCGAAAAACCACGCGTTCACTCCAAATACAAGCGCGCCGCCGAACCCTGGAACCCCGGACACAACCTCAAAGACGGAGCCTATCCGGTCTCCCTGGTCGATCACTTCCCTGCATGGCTCGACAAGCCTACCTTCTCCGCCGCCTGCGAACAGGCATACCGTGAGCGGATCAACGGCCACGAATTCAATACCGCCCAACGCTCGCTCATCGCCCAACTCGAAGCCGCCATCCTCGCTCGCGAAGTTGCCATCCAGGAGCTACACGAAGCAATCGAAATGGGTGGTCGCGCGGGCCAATGGCAACGCCAAGCCGAGCTCCTGATGGCCTATGCAGCAAACCTCCCATCAGGCTCGAACCGAACCATCCTTCCGGATTACGACGGGAGTCGACTCGAAATCAAACTCAACCCCGAACTCTCAGGCAAAGAAAACGCACTGAAACTCTTCGACAAGGCGAAGAAAGCAAAGGGCAGAATCGGAGTCCTCCAAGACCAACTCATCCGCCTCAAAGCGATCAAATACGACCTCGACGCCTACCTATTCAGGGCCCTGGACGCCACAACCAAAACAGAGATAGAACAAGCTCAAACCGAAATCAAAGAGCGACGACTGCTCCTCACCCAAACCCACCGGGCTCCCGACGGCAAACAGGTCAAGCCGTTCGACGGACAGCGCATCCGCGAGCTTGTCGGCCCCAAAAACCACCGAGTCCTCTACGGCGAAAACGCCGAGGCGAACGACTATCTCACCCTCCGGATCGCTAAAAGCAACGACTGGTGGCTCCACGTCCGAGGCCACACATCCGCCCACGTCCTCGTCCCCACCAGCAACAAACCCGAACTCACCCCCCGCGAAGTCCTCGAATTCGCCGCCAAAATCGCCGTCCAGAACTCAACCCAAAAACACGCCGGCTTCGTCGCCGTGGACTACACCCTCAAAAAATACGTCCGCCGAACCAAAGGCTCCCCCAAAGGCTCCGTCATCTACACCCACGAAAAAACCCTCCACGTCGAAGCCTAG
- the purD gene encoding phosphoribosylamine--glycine ligase encodes MRILVVGSGGREHALCWKLAQEAEVICAPGNAGIAEEVECVNIPTNDFHSLLNLIKAREIDLVMVGPEDPLVAGLADAVREAGILCFGPGRAGAQLEGSKAFCKAMMQRAGVPTAEYQVFVDAEAAKAYAKTKYTTGSKLAIKASGNALGKGVIVAETLAEAEEGIDALKALGEAGKTLVLEEKLEGKEFSLLTITNGIEIYSLPVAQDYKRIHDQDQGPNTGGMGTFSPVDWVTAEIIEQTERETVLPILQTLREDGIEYRGVLFSGLMQTAKGPMCLEYNVRFGDPETQSVLSRLGNGFAEALRACASGEPIPSIEILNNAAVTVVAASAGYPGDYEKGKVITINPLLENVKVFHAGTKLESGELKTSGGRVLAATATAPTQQEARAKAYEALAMIHFDGMQARTDIGA; translated from the coding sequence TGCGAATCTTAGTCGTCGGAAGCGGAGGTCGCGAGCATGCCCTTTGCTGGAAGCTCGCCCAAGAGGCGGAGGTCATCTGTGCCCCTGGCAACGCAGGTATCGCCGAAGAAGTTGAGTGCGTCAACATCCCTACAAACGACTTCCACTCGCTCCTCAACCTGATAAAGGCGCGAGAGATCGACCTGGTAATGGTTGGCCCGGAAGACCCCCTGGTCGCCGGCCTTGCCGACGCCGTTCGGGAAGCAGGGATCCTCTGCTTCGGCCCCGGCAGAGCCGGAGCCCAGCTCGAAGGCTCAAAAGCCTTCTGCAAAGCCATGATGCAAAGAGCCGGAGTGCCAACCGCCGAGTATCAAGTCTTCGTTGATGCAGAAGCCGCTAAGGCATACGCTAAGACAAAGTACACCACGGGCTCAAAACTCGCCATAAAAGCCAGCGGAAACGCCCTCGGCAAAGGCGTCATCGTCGCCGAAACCCTCGCCGAAGCCGAAGAAGGAATCGACGCCCTCAAAGCCCTTGGTGAAGCCGGAAAGACGCTGGTATTAGAAGAGAAGCTAGAAGGCAAAGAGTTCAGCCTCCTCACAATCACCAACGGCATAGAAATCTATTCCCTCCCCGTCGCTCAAGACTATAAACGCATTCACGACCAAGACCAAGGCCCGAACACCGGAGGAATGGGCACCTTCTCCCCGGTTGACTGGGTCACCGCCGAAATCATCGAGCAAACCGAGCGCGAAACCGTCTTGCCAATCCTCCAAACCCTTCGCGAGGACGGAATCGAGTACCGAGGAGTTCTCTTCTCAGGATTGATGCAAACCGCGAAGGGTCCTATGTGCCTTGAATACAATGTCCGATTCGGTGACCCCGAAACCCAAAGCGTCCTGAGCCGCCTCGGCAACGGCTTCGCTGAGGCCCTCCGAGCCTGTGCCAGCGGCGAACCGATTCCCTCAATCGAAATCCTCAACAACGCAGCCGTCACCGTCGTAGCGGCCTCTGCTGGCTACCCTGGAGACTACGAAAAGGGCAAAGTCATCACAATAAATCCGCTTCTCGAAAACGTCAAAGTCTTCCACGCCGGAACCAAGCTCGAGAGCGGTGAACTCAAAACCAGTGGCGGCCGTGTCCTTGCCGCCACCGCCACCGCGCCTACCCAACAAGAAGCGCGAGCCAAAGCCTACGAGGCACTCGCAATGATTCATTTCGACGGAATGCAAGCAAGAACCGACATCGGAGCGTAG